From Agrobacterium tumefaciens, a single genomic window includes:
- a CDS encoding ABC transporter permease — protein MADINILDKSDRDLSTGYMMWYRFSRNPAAVIGSLILLSVVILAVFAPWLTPYPKHIGAVVDFRARHMPPDLDHWFGTDKAGRDIFSRTIFGLRISLLLVIGVLGISVPVGTVLGLVAGYFGGWVEKLISGLTNVMLAMPPLVMALAVSNLLEPTLMNAMIAITLLWWTWHARLIYSVSKSIASEDYIEAARLAGAGPMHILFREILPNCVSVISVKTTLDAAFVILFGATLSFLGFGVKPPIPDLGSMVADGRQFMPDFWWEVLCPGAAVLYVTLGFNLLGDGLRDMFDVES, from the coding sequence ATGGCCGATATCAATATTCTCGACAAATCGGACCGCGATCTCAGCACCGGTTACATGATGTGGTACCGCTTCAGCCGTAATCCGGCTGCGGTGATCGGCTCGCTGATCCTTCTATCAGTTGTCATTCTGGCGGTGTTCGCACCTTGGCTGACACCTTATCCGAAACATATCGGTGCCGTCGTCGATTTTCGTGCGCGTCACATGCCGCCGGATCTCGACCACTGGTTCGGCACAGATAAAGCCGGACGCGACATCTTCTCGCGTACAATTTTCGGGCTGCGTATCTCGCTTTTACTGGTCATCGGGGTGCTTGGCATCTCGGTCCCGGTCGGTACAGTTCTCGGTCTCGTTGCCGGCTATTTCGGTGGCTGGGTCGAAAAACTCATCAGCGGCCTGACCAATGTGATGCTGGCGATGCCGCCGCTCGTCATGGCGCTTGCCGTATCGAACCTGCTCGAGCCAACGCTGATGAATGCCATGATTGCCATCACGCTTCTTTGGTGGACCTGGCACGCACGTCTGATCTACTCCGTCTCCAAATCCATCGCCTCCGAAGACTATATCGAAGCCGCCCGCCTTGCCGGTGCCGGACCGATGCACATCCTCTTTCGTGAAATCCTCCCCAATTGCGTATCGGTCATCTCCGTCAAGACGACGCTGGATGCAGCCTTCGTCATTCTGTTCGGTGCGACGCTGAGCTTCCTCGGTTTTGGCGTCAAGCCACCGATCCCGGATCTGGGCTCGATGGTCGCCGACGGGCGCCAGTTCATGCCGGACTTCTGGTGGGAAGTTCTCTGCCCGGGTGCTGCCGTTCTTTACGTGACGCTCGGTTTCAACCTCCTGGGCGATGGCCTGCGCGATATGTTCGACGTGGAAAGCTGA
- a CDS encoding ABC transporter permease — translation MQQHPLVAILNRLGTFVLVMVALSIMIFVLARVVPGDPARMALGPAATQEQVDALRGQMGLDKPLAVQYVDYVKNALHGDLGFSLVSQRPVTTDLAQTVPATVELVLVSVIFMFAVAIPLGVITAHYRDRSLDHIGRILSLTGVTIPSFLFAITLQLLAARFLSGWPIIGRIDHSLGWQGGPTGFILLDSLLAGRFDVMLNAFQHLALPAFALSMAGIGQITRITRSSMIENQRKDHVLTLQSFGVPERVIIFRYLLKLSSIAPLTIMGLEFASLIGNAFVIEMVFAWGGFASYGLNAILQKDLNAVTAVVLVAGLFFIVANLIVDVLISIIDPRLRRKEAR, via the coding sequence ATGCAGCAACATCCGTTGGTCGCGATTTTGAACCGGCTTGGCACGTTCGTGCTGGTCATGGTCGCCCTGTCCATCATGATTTTCGTGCTGGCCCGCGTGGTGCCTGGCGACCCGGCCCGCATGGCGCTTGGCCCCGCGGCAACGCAGGAGCAAGTTGACGCACTGAGAGGCCAGATGGGTCTCGATAAGCCACTCGCCGTGCAGTACGTCGACTACGTCAAGAACGCCCTCCATGGCGACCTCGGCTTCTCGCTCGTATCCCAGCGTCCCGTAACGACCGATCTTGCACAAACCGTCCCGGCGACCGTGGAACTGGTGCTTGTGTCCGTTATTTTCATGTTCGCGGTCGCGATCCCGCTCGGCGTTATCACTGCCCATTATCGTGATCGGTCGTTGGACCACATCGGCCGCATCCTTTCGCTAACCGGTGTGACCATTCCAAGCTTCCTGTTCGCGATCACGCTGCAATTGCTTGCAGCCCGTTTCCTTTCGGGATGGCCGATCATCGGTCGCATCGACCACTCGCTTGGCTGGCAAGGTGGCCCGACGGGCTTCATTCTGCTCGATAGCCTGCTGGCTGGCCGTTTCGATGTTATGCTGAACGCATTCCAGCATCTTGCGTTGCCAGCTTTCGCCCTTTCTATGGCAGGGATCGGTCAGATCACGCGCATCACTCGCTCTTCGATGATCGAAAATCAGCGCAAGGACCATGTCTTGACCTTGCAGAGCTTCGGTGTGCCTGAGCGTGTCATCATCTTCCGCTATCTGCTGAAGCTCTCCTCCATCGCGCCGCTGACCATCATGGGGCTCGAATTCGCATCGTTGATTGGCAATGCGTTCGTGATCGAGATGGTCTTTGCATGGGGTGGCTTTGCGTCCTACGGCCTGAACGCGATCCTTCAGAAAGACCTCAATGCCGTAACCGCCGTCGTTCTGGTGGCCGGGCTGTTCTTCATCGTTGCCAACCTGATCGTGGATGTCTTGATTTCGATCATCGACCCGCGCCTGCGTCGCAAGGAGGCCCGTTGA
- a CDS encoding helix-turn-helix transcriptional regulator translates to MTQLLPRPHLCDRIIGERSGIIFLRAPAGAGKSVLLDLLAMRLGKAVCRTQQPRMVDATGGWLLWDVPTHVRAARLSANILDAAQHVVIACRPDQRISGLARQILHRGSASITAQDLAFTQAELMALPADEAQTAFDAYAGWPAFLPLSSTPDEQLCADYLRENYLPHLSPSQTVALSLWLDSPQTEPDKEWAELLPPFLTRNPRDHQPLMRLLTMAVQERLAALEAGSAVMEIGAALEKEGHSLSAMAMLLGHGYETQAAQILERAHGRELIYRSSVTTFRDIIMQFSQEMIAANETVLFAVTRALLKQGELQRVRHLLGKNLGSDFLDPLKVLTRGSRFSFAARTFRLNLMIAEDFTPNDAIIQRLGEFMADYPMDDHGKWAAYYNALLEFEIRRRNFREAEAAAARALIYLNKMGGQPLLEFFIHLHQIVLRLMSGDVLLARRAAQDARQKLEQVPHDAVQEFRMLRLAEACLAYETGRPRDLLAFVQQEFEHFAAAEIWPSLMQFALQYASQVLIDHFPMTVRPGFLDGLWIHLSEGLQFHAMMEIRTAIAYQNANRWSEAAATLAAIRMPMGRNWVESATDDLSRLTRRDEISYVMAWLRDAVRLWTPRPYLSRQIEALLANPNVTNRERVALQIWQGYAAHQRRDNAAARGHLLSALEASTRLGCNGVLSEERLFLSPLLNNRRIRSFIETSSDVRTALAIFASAVNSPQARALHGGLSQREAQMLQLLASGMPNKKIAQTLNISEVTVKFHLGNLFRKLGCSKRAEAIRGAKALGWL, encoded by the coding sequence ATGACGCAGCTACTTCCCCGCCCTCACCTCTGCGACCGCATCATTGGCGAGAGGTCGGGCATCATTTTCTTGCGCGCGCCGGCAGGAGCGGGAAAAAGCGTTTTGCTGGATTTGCTGGCAATGCGCTTGGGGAAAGCCGTGTGCCGAACGCAACAGCCGCGCATGGTTGACGCGACTGGTGGATGGTTGCTGTGGGATGTGCCAACCCATGTCCGTGCAGCGCGGCTTTCCGCCAATATCCTGGATGCGGCGCAACATGTGGTCATAGCCTGTCGCCCGGATCAACGCATCAGCGGTCTTGCACGGCAGATCCTGCATCGAGGTTCGGCCAGCATTACCGCTCAAGATCTGGCATTCACCCAGGCGGAACTAATGGCCCTTCCAGCCGATGAGGCCCAAACAGCGTTTGATGCCTACGCCGGCTGGCCGGCATTTTTGCCTCTTTCGTCGACGCCTGACGAGCAATTATGCGCTGACTATCTGCGCGAGAATTACCTTCCACATCTGTCACCATCTCAGACAGTCGCGCTTTCTCTCTGGCTTGATAGCCCCCAGACCGAGCCGGACAAGGAGTGGGCCGAACTGCTACCACCGTTCCTGACCCGCAATCCGAGAGATCACCAACCGCTGATGCGGCTTTTGACCATGGCAGTTCAGGAGCGCCTTGCAGCACTTGAAGCAGGAAGTGCTGTGATGGAGATTGGAGCCGCGCTCGAAAAGGAGGGGCACTCGCTTTCTGCAATGGCGATGTTGCTCGGGCACGGCTACGAAACGCAAGCCGCGCAGATTCTGGAACGTGCTCACGGGCGCGAACTGATCTACCGGAGCAGTGTGACCACCTTCCGCGACATAATCATGCAGTTTTCACAAGAGATGATCGCCGCCAACGAGACGGTGCTGTTTGCCGTAACACGCGCTTTGCTCAAACAGGGTGAGCTGCAGCGTGTGCGGCATTTGCTCGGCAAGAACCTGGGGTCCGATTTTCTTGACCCGCTCAAGGTGTTGACGCGCGGTTCGCGTTTTTCATTTGCGGCGCGAACCTTCCGCCTCAACCTGATGATTGCAGAAGACTTTACACCCAACGACGCGATCATCCAGCGTCTCGGTGAGTTCATGGCCGACTATCCCATGGACGATCACGGCAAATGGGCGGCCTATTACAATGCGCTGCTTGAGTTTGAAATTCGTCGTCGCAATTTCCGGGAGGCTGAAGCGGCGGCTGCACGTGCCCTGATCTACCTCAACAAAATGGGCGGACAGCCTCTTCTGGAGTTCTTCATCCATCTTCACCAGATCGTTCTCAGGCTGATGAGTGGTGATGTCCTTCTGGCTCGAAGGGCAGCGCAGGATGCCCGACAAAAGCTGGAGCAGGTCCCACATGATGCTGTGCAGGAATTCAGAATGCTGCGTCTCGCGGAAGCCTGCCTTGCCTATGAGACAGGGCGACCGCGCGATCTCCTGGCCTTCGTGCAACAGGAATTCGAGCACTTCGCGGCTGCAGAAATCTGGCCGAGCCTGATGCAGTTTGCACTCCAGTACGCGTCACAGGTTCTGATCGACCACTTCCCCATGACGGTCCGTCCCGGCTTCCTCGACGGATTGTGGATCCATCTTTCCGAGGGGCTACAATTCCACGCTATGATGGAGATCCGTACGGCAATCGCATATCAGAATGCCAATCGCTGGTCAGAAGCCGCTGCCACCCTGGCAGCAATTCGCATGCCGATGGGACGCAACTGGGTGGAAAGCGCCACAGACGATCTGTCGCGTCTGACGCGACGCGACGAGATCTCATACGTCATGGCCTGGTTACGTGATGCCGTACGACTATGGACGCCACGCCCTTATCTTTCGCGCCAGATAGAAGCCCTGCTGGCCAATCCGAATGTGACGAACCGCGAAAGGGTGGCCTTGCAAATCTGGCAAGGTTACGCGGCGCACCAGCGGCGGGACAATGCCGCCGCCCGTGGTCACCTGTTGTCTGCTCTCGAAGCTTCGACCAGGCTTGGCTGCAATGGCGTACTATCAGAAGAGAGGCTTTTCCTGTCACCACTTTTGAACAACCGGCGTATCCGCAGTTTCATCGAAACATCCTCAGATGTCAGAACTGCACTTGCGATCTTTGCCTCAGCAGTCAATTCGCCGCAGGCGCGCGCCCTGCACGGTGGGCTTTCTCAGCGGGAAGCGCAGATGCTGCAATTGCTGGCGAGTGGCATGCCGAACAAGAAGATCGCCCAGACGCTTAATATTTCCGAGGTGACGGTCAAATTTCACCTCGGAAACCTTTTTCGCAAACTTGGATGCAGCAAACGCGCCGAAGCCATTCGCGGCGCCAAGGCGCTCGGCTGGCTCTAG
- a CDS encoding ABC transporter ATP-binding protein, with the protein MVALALKDVGAAYGRVVVLSKVGIDTLQSGSVTAVIGPNAAGKSTLFKRIASLISGPGLVELSDTARGSRGICYMPQDTGANAVLTVYESILLSAKQGGGWRVNDEELFEIDAILKALKIENLAFRGLGELSGGQRQLVSLAQALARKPEVLLMDEPTSALDLHRQIEVLSFVQELARKTGMIVLIALHDLNHALRYCENTMVISRGEMVVSGTTEDVITSEMLRDIYRIDARIEPCSQGRPMVIVDGAIYE; encoded by the coding sequence ATGGTAGCCTTGGCACTCAAGGACGTCGGCGCCGCTTACGGCCGTGTTGTCGTTCTTTCCAAAGTTGGTATCGATACATTGCAGAGCGGAAGCGTTACTGCTGTGATCGGTCCGAATGCGGCGGGCAAGTCGACGCTTTTCAAACGGATTGCGAGCCTTATTTCCGGTCCGGGTCTCGTTGAACTGTCAGATACGGCCAGAGGCAGCCGCGGCATTTGCTATATGCCCCAGGATACCGGCGCGAATGCTGTCTTGACGGTCTATGAATCCATTCTTCTTTCGGCGAAGCAGGGTGGTGGCTGGCGGGTCAACGATGAAGAGTTGTTTGAGATCGACGCCATTCTCAAGGCGCTGAAAATTGAAAATCTGGCGTTCCGTGGTCTTGGCGAACTTTCCGGTGGTCAGCGACAGCTCGTTTCTCTGGCGCAGGCTTTGGCGCGCAAGCCCGAGGTCCTGCTGATGGATGAGCCGACATCCGCACTCGATCTTCACCGGCAGATTGAAGTTCTTAGCTTCGTGCAGGAACTTGCCCGCAAGACTGGTATGATCGTCCTCATTGCGCTGCACGACCTCAACCACGCACTCCGCTATTGCGAAAACACCATGGTCATCTCAAGAGGTGAAATGGTGGTCAGCGGTACGACAGAAGACGTCATAACATCGGAGATGCTGCGCGATATCTATCGCATCGACGCCCGCATCGAACCCTGTTCGCAGGGCCGGCCGATGGTTATCGTGGATGGTGCGATCTACGAATAA
- a CDS encoding iron ABC transporter permease, translating into MASIGETDVKTTGRDQYRALAARRILILIGLVVALCLSLATDMALGPARYTLSEVVGAIFDPAAVTNQLRVVIWDIRMPIALMAVTVGASLSVAGAQMQTILSNPLASPFTLGISAAASFGAALALVGGIAIFPGAVEYMVPINAFLMAMLAAMFIHFASTMRGVTVETIVLLGIALVFTFNAALSLLEYLASEQALAAVVFWTMGSLTKATWSKVFVTGAILLVTVPMFMKNAWALTALRLGDDKAASMGVNVRRLRLQTMLTVSLLAAIPVSFVGTIGFVGLVGPHIARMVVGEDQRFFLPGSVICGALLLSVTSVVSKMLIPGAILPIGVITALVGVPFFFILIFSNRRRAW; encoded by the coding sequence ATGGCTTCCATTGGTGAAACCGACGTGAAGACGACAGGGCGCGATCAGTATCGCGCTCTAGCCGCACGCAGAATATTGATCCTCATCGGTCTTGTGGTCGCACTCTGCCTCAGTTTGGCAACCGATATGGCGCTTGGACCGGCGCGTTACACACTTTCTGAAGTTGTTGGCGCGATCTTCGATCCGGCGGCTGTCACCAACCAGCTCCGCGTCGTGATCTGGGACATCCGTATGCCGATTGCCCTGATGGCGGTGACTGTTGGCGCATCGCTCTCGGTTGCCGGCGCGCAGATGCAGACGATCCTTTCCAACCCGCTTGCAAGCCCTTTTACGCTCGGCATTTCGGCTGCTGCGAGTTTCGGCGCAGCCCTGGCACTGGTTGGCGGGATCGCGATTTTTCCCGGTGCCGTCGAGTATATGGTCCCAATCAATGCGTTCCTGATGGCGATGCTGGCAGCAATGTTCATTCATTTTGCCTCGACAATGCGCGGCGTCACCGTTGAGACCATCGTTCTCCTGGGTATCGCATTGGTCTTTACCTTCAATGCCGCACTCTCTTTGCTCGAATATCTAGCCTCCGAACAGGCGTTGGCAGCCGTTGTGTTCTGGACGATGGGGAGCCTGACGAAGGCCACATGGAGCAAGGTATTTGTGACCGGCGCCATTCTGCTCGTCACGGTGCCGATGTTCATGAAAAACGCCTGGGCGCTGACTGCGCTACGTCTTGGTGATGACAAGGCCGCTAGCATGGGCGTAAATGTCCGGCGTCTGCGTCTGCAAACCATGCTGACGGTCAGCCTGCTCGCCGCAATTCCCGTTTCGTTCGTCGGTACGATCGGTTTCGTTGGCCTCGTCGGTCCGCACATTGCCCGCATGGTGGTTGGTGAAGACCAGCGCTTCTTCCTGCCAGGTTCGGTGATCTGCGGTGCGCTCTTGCTGTCGGTCACGTCTGTCGTGAGCAAGATGTTGATCCCCGGCGCTATTTTGCCGATCGGTGTGATTACGGCGCTTGTCGGTGTTCCTTTCTTCTTCATTCTCATCTTCTCCAACAGGAGGCGCGCATGGTAG
- a CDS encoding ABC transporter substrate-binding protein, whose protein sequence is MRLNLVKHIALAFLAMIATPALSAQITDAAGRTVELDLPAKRVIVGEARQIHVIAALRVEKTFDTIVGWRDDLLTKDPDSYKAYVERFPQIEKLPRFGYVPQGDFSLETAIALSPDIITLNLEAEKSAKESGFEDKAGAAGIKVVYLDFRINPDKNSENSIRILGQIFGAEQRAEDFIAYRRAQIALVTDRLAAVKDLKRPNVFIERSPGISGENNCCRTFGPVNFGAMVDQAGGHNIGADVIKTTFGDLNPEQLVVADPDHVIVTGSNWAAESDINQFVPVGRGADMTLARERLKNLMTRTPFPTLKAVREGNVHAAWHQFYGAPYEFFPIQQFAKWFHPELFADLDPEKNFEEFHKTFLPVTYKPGYFVSLEKGSN, encoded by the coding sequence ATGCGGCTCAACCTGGTCAAACATATCGCTCTCGCATTTCTGGCGATGATTGCGACACCGGCTCTTTCAGCGCAGATCACCGATGCGGCAGGCCGCACGGTTGAACTTGATCTGCCCGCCAAGCGGGTCATTGTCGGCGAGGCGCGGCAAATTCACGTGATCGCAGCACTGCGCGTCGAAAAGACATTCGACACGATCGTCGGCTGGCGCGATGACCTGCTGACCAAGGACCCGGACAGTTACAAGGCGTATGTGGAGCGCTTCCCGCAGATCGAAAAGCTGCCGCGTTTCGGTTATGTGCCGCAGGGTGATTTCAGCCTCGAGACGGCTATCGCGCTTTCTCCCGACATCATCACGCTCAATCTGGAAGCGGAAAAAAGCGCCAAGGAAAGTGGCTTCGAGGACAAGGCTGGTGCTGCAGGCATCAAGGTCGTCTATCTCGATTTCCGTATCAATCCCGACAAGAACAGTGAAAACTCGATCCGTATTCTCGGCCAGATCTTCGGCGCTGAGCAGCGTGCGGAAGATTTCATTGCCTATCGCCGCGCCCAGATCGCACTCGTGACTGACAGGCTTGCCGCGGTGAAGGACCTCAAGCGTCCAAACGTGTTTATCGAGCGTTCGCCAGGTATTTCCGGCGAAAACAACTGCTGCCGAACCTTTGGGCCGGTCAATTTTGGGGCGATGGTGGACCAGGCAGGCGGCCACAATATTGGCGCCGACGTTATCAAGACGACCTTTGGTGATCTCAATCCGGAGCAACTCGTCGTGGCCGATCCGGACCATGTTATTGTTACAGGCTCCAACTGGGCGGCGGAATCCGATATCAACCAGTTCGTCCCGGTTGGACGCGGTGCCGATATGACCCTTGCTCGTGAACGTCTTAAAAATCTGATGACACGCACACCGTTCCCGACGCTGAAGGCGGTCAGGGAAGGCAATGTCCACGCTGCATGGCACCAGTTCTATGGTGCGCCATACGAGTTTTTCCCGATCCAGCAATTTGCGAAGTGGTTTCACCCCGAGCTGTTTGCTGACCTTGACCCGGAGAAGAATTTCGAGGAGTTCCACAAGACGTTTCTACCCGTGACCTACAAGCCGGGTTATTTCGTTTCACTCGAAAAAGGTTCGAACTAA
- a CDS encoding ABC transporter substrate-binding protein, translating into MRVPGKFAALTFGLLVSAVWPAFAEKITLKDVTGRDVEVNVPVSNVILGEGRQIYFLAALDKENPFKHVVGWRDDLPKADPETYDAYLAKYPDIAKLPTFGGMKDGTFDIEQAVALKPDVILMNIDAKTATEEAGYIEKLGKVGIPLVYVDFREKPMENTEPSMRVMGKLMGKEELAEDFIKFRSDSIKRVTDVLEKENPKKPVVFVERAGGYSDDCCMSFGNENFGKMVEIAGGINMAKDIIPGTFGTVNPEQVIASNPDQIIVTGGKWDAYVPGGKWVGVGYGADLKEARRKLEDLTKRPAFTGVKAVQDGNVHAIWHQFYNNPYQFVAIQEMAKWLHPELFADLDPEATFKELHARFLPLDYKPGYFVSLKDEK; encoded by the coding sequence ATGCGCGTCCCAGGTAAATTTGCTGCGCTTACTTTTGGCCTTCTTGTTTCCGCTGTCTGGCCGGCATTCGCCGAAAAGATCACCCTCAAGGATGTGACGGGTCGTGACGTGGAGGTCAATGTCCCCGTTTCGAACGTCATCCTCGGGGAGGGGCGCCAGATTTACTTCCTGGCCGCACTCGACAAGGAAAACCCTTTCAAGCACGTGGTCGGCTGGCGTGACGACCTGCCGAAGGCCGATCCGGAAACCTATGACGCCTATCTGGCGAAATACCCCGATATTGCCAAGCTGCCAACGTTTGGCGGTATGAAGGACGGCACGTTCGACATCGAACAGGCTGTTGCGCTGAAGCCCGACGTCATCCTGATGAACATCGATGCGAAGACCGCAACGGAAGAAGCCGGTTATATCGAGAAGCTCGGCAAGGTCGGCATCCCGCTGGTCTATGTCGACTTCCGTGAGAAGCCGATGGAAAACACCGAGCCGAGCATGCGCGTCATGGGCAAGCTGATGGGCAAGGAAGAACTTGCTGAAGACTTCATCAAGTTCCGTTCTGACAGCATCAAGCGTGTCACGGACGTTCTTGAAAAGGAAAATCCGAAGAAGCCGGTGGTCTTCGTCGAACGTGCAGGCGGTTATTCGGACGATTGCTGCATGTCGTTCGGTAACGAGAACTTTGGCAAGATGGTCGAGATCGCCGGTGGCATCAACATGGCCAAGGACATCATTCCCGGCACGTTCGGCACGGTCAACCCGGAGCAGGTTATCGCCTCCAACCCGGACCAGATCATCGTCACCGGTGGCAAGTGGGACGCCTATGTTCCTGGCGGCAAGTGGGTTGGCGTCGGTTATGGTGCAGATCTGAAGGAAGCGCGCCGCAAGCTCGAAGACCTTACGAAGCGCCCTGCGTTCACAGGCGTCAAGGCGGTTCAGGACGGCAATGTCCATGCTATCTGGCACCAGTTCTACAACAATCCGTATCAGTTCGTCGCCATTCAGGAGATGGCGAAGTGGCTGCATCCGGAGCTCTTCGCGGATCTCGACCCGGAAGCAACATTCAAGGAACTGCACGCGCGTTTCCTGCCACTCGACTACAAGCCTGGTTACTTCGTCTCTCTGAAGGACGAAAAGTAA
- a CDS encoding class I SAM-dependent methyltransferase encodes MHELAEHGRNDSLRDEIKAYWSGRAATFDLSPGHEIFSDIEREAWHALVLKHLGPGDGRAALDLASGTGVISHLMDDLGYRVTGMDWSEDMLQLARAKAKTRGRNIRFFVGDAERTMEPDESADVIITRHLVWTLVDPKASFEEWFRVLKPGGRLLIIDGDFVNTGLRERLVKKLAAILERTGFIKADQPHRPADSANTFNSILSRVYFAKGARAPDVAALLRGTGFMPVTIDQDLRAIHRAQAKNFTFFKSVLRGLQHRYAVVAVKPDTSLKA; translated from the coding sequence ATGCACGAACTAGCCGAGCACGGACGAAACGACAGTCTTCGAGACGAAATAAAGGCCTATTGGTCGGGACGGGCTGCGACCTTTGACCTGTCCCCCGGCCACGAAATATTTTCCGACATCGAACGGGAGGCCTGGCACGCCCTGGTTCTGAAGCATCTTGGGCCGGGAGATGGCCGTGCAGCGCTTGATCTGGCGAGCGGCACGGGCGTCATTTCACATCTGATGGATGATCTCGGCTACCGCGTTACAGGCATGGACTGGTCTGAGGACATGCTGCAACTCGCACGGGCCAAGGCGAAGACACGTGGCCGAAATATCCGTTTCTTCGTCGGCGACGCCGAGAGAACCATGGAACCGGATGAAAGTGCTGACGTGATTATCACCCGGCATCTGGTCTGGACGCTTGTCGATCCGAAGGCAAGTTTTGAGGAGTGGTTCCGTGTTCTCAAACCTGGTGGACGCCTGCTCATCATCGACGGGGATTTCGTCAATACAGGTTTGCGAGAGCGCCTCGTCAAAAAGCTGGCCGCAATCCTTGAACGGACAGGCTTCATCAAAGCCGATCAGCCACACAGGCCGGCAGACAGCGCCAATACCTTCAACAGCATTCTTTCTCGTGTCTACTTTGCGAAGGGCGCTCGGGCCCCTGATGTCGCCGCCCTGCTTCGTGGCACCGGTTTCATGCCTGTCACCATCGACCAGGACCTGCGTGCGATCCACCGCGCACAGGCCAAGAACTTCACCTTCTTCAAAAGCGTTTTACGCGGCCTGCAACATCGCTACGCAGTTGTGGCCGTTAAACCCGATACCAGCCTGAAAGCCTGA
- a CDS encoding methyltransferase domain-containing protein, translating into MSEAFGINHGLKEDIRDYWSERSKTFDLAFGHRIPPGPELDAWAEAARQHLGTKPLRVLELACGTGEVTNVLLSLGHEVTALDFSEHMLAVAKCKHAGNPKARFILADAENTMEPDGDYDAVVCRHLVWTLTDAERAFSDWHRVLRSGGKLLIFDGDWAKPAPFGRLALFAIGMIDRMLGKDHHYDGALSDRHQNIMARLPFGDGLSVEKLQPFIEGAGFVDVQTASHAPIAAAQRKTADLRNRLRTYVYRRFILSCRKA; encoded by the coding sequence TTGAGCGAAGCATTCGGCATCAACCACGGCCTGAAGGAAGACATTCGCGACTACTGGTCAGAGCGTTCAAAGACCTTCGATCTGGCCTTTGGACATCGCATACCCCCGGGACCCGAACTGGATGCGTGGGCAGAGGCTGCCAGGCAGCATCTCGGTACGAAACCGCTGCGGGTGCTTGAACTTGCCTGCGGAACCGGGGAGGTGACGAATGTCTTGCTGTCACTTGGACATGAGGTAACGGCGCTCGACTTTTCAGAGCATATGCTCGCAGTTGCAAAGTGCAAACACGCCGGTAATCCCAAAGCGCGCTTCATTCTCGCCGATGCGGAGAATACGATGGAGCCGGACGGCGACTATGATGCAGTTGTCTGCCGGCACCTAGTCTGGACGCTGACGGATGCGGAACGTGCATTCTCTGACTGGCATCGCGTTTTGAGATCGGGCGGTAAACTTCTGATTTTTGACGGTGATTGGGCGAAACCCGCGCCGTTTGGGCGTCTCGCACTATTTGCGATCGGCATGATTGATCGGATGCTTGGTAAGGATCACCATTATGACGGCGCGTTGAGTGATCGCCACCAGAATATCATGGCGCGACTGCCGTTCGGAGACGGTCTGAGTGTTGAAAAGCTGCAACCTTTCATTGAGGGCGCGGGTTTCGTCGACGTCCAGACGGCGTCGCATGCTCCGATCGCCGCGGCCCAACGAAAGACGGCAGATCTGCGCAATAGATTGCGAACCTATGTCTATCGTCGCTTCATTCTGTCGTGCCGCAAAGCGTAA
- a CDS encoding pseudoazurin, translating into MIRAITLGLCLTVGLSMQAMAETFEVKMLNRGEKGSMVFEPDFLEISPGDVVRFVPTHKSHNAATIDGMVPDGVEGCKSKINDEFVTTFETQGFYGIKCSPHYGMGMVMLIKVGEASLPESYKTIDVPGRAKPRMDALFQRAGEVGN; encoded by the coding sequence ATGATCAGGGCAATCACGCTCGGGCTTTGCCTTACAGTCGGGCTCTCGATGCAGGCGATGGCGGAAACCTTTGAGGTCAAGATGCTCAATCGCGGCGAAAAGGGCTCCATGGTCTTCGAGCCCGATTTCCTGGAAATTTCACCGGGCGACGTTGTACGCTTTGTTCCCACGCATAAAAGCCACAATGCCGCGACGATTGACGGCATGGTTCCAGATGGCGTTGAAGGGTGCAAGAGCAAGATCAACGACGAATTCGTAACGACGTTCGAGACCCAGGGCTTCTACGGGATCAAATGCTCACCGCATTACGGGATGGGAATGGTCATGCTCATCAAGGTCGGCGAGGCGTCCTTGCCCGAAAGCTACAAGACGATCGATGTGCCGGGGCGGGCCAAGCCTCGGATGGATGCACTCTTCCAACGTGCGGGTGAGGTGGGAAATTGA